Proteins found in one Tsukamurella paurometabola DSM 20162 genomic segment:
- a CDS encoding Bax inhibitor-1/YccA family protein produces the protein MRESSNPILRGMTRGNQQPAGVPQQGYPQGYNQQGFNQAAGFGMGAAGAAQGMQYGQPQAPYETTTGGRTMTVDDVVTKTAATLGVLIVFAAASYFLVGANPGLATPLTIVGAIGGLVLVLIGTFGRKMDNPAIVLSYAAFEGLFVGSISYVFANWVIADGINAGAFLSQAILGTFGVFIGMLVVYKTGAIRVTPRFTRMMFGMLIGAMVLALGNLVIGLFSGGAGPLRDGSTLAIIFSLVMIGIAAFSFLLDFDQADQLIRAGAPAKAAWGVAFGLTITLVWLYVEILRLLSYFYSND, from the coding sequence GTGCGCGAAAGCAGCAACCCGATCCTGCGGGGAATGACGCGCGGGAATCAGCAGCCGGCGGGCGTACCGCAGCAGGGGTATCCGCAGGGCTATAACCAGCAGGGCTTCAACCAGGCGGCCGGATTCGGCATGGGTGCCGCGGGTGCGGCGCAGGGCATGCAGTACGGCCAGCCGCAGGCCCCGTACGAGACCACCACCGGTGGCCGCACCATGACGGTCGACGATGTGGTCACCAAGACCGCCGCCACCCTCGGCGTGCTCATCGTTTTCGCGGCCGCCTCGTACTTCCTGGTGGGCGCGAACCCCGGCCTCGCCACGCCGCTCACCATCGTCGGCGCCATCGGTGGCCTGGTGCTGGTGCTCATCGGCACCTTCGGTCGCAAGATGGACAACCCGGCGATCGTGCTCTCCTACGCCGCGTTCGAAGGCCTGTTCGTCGGTTCGATCTCGTACGTCTTCGCCAACTGGGTGATCGCCGACGGTATCAACGCCGGCGCCTTCCTCTCGCAGGCCATCCTGGGCACCTTCGGCGTGTTCATCGGCATGCTGGTGGTCTACAAGACCGGCGCGATCCGCGTGACCCCGCGCTTCACTCGCATGATGTTCGGCATGCTGATCGGCGCCATGGTGCTCGCCCTGGGCAACCTGGTGATCGGCCTGTTCTCGGGCGGTGCGGGCCCACTGCGTGACGGCAGCACTCTGGCGATCATCTTCTCGCTGGTGATGATCGGCATCGCGGCGTTCAGCTTCCTGCTGGACTTCGACCAGGCCGATCAGCTCATCCGCGCGGGCGCTCCGGCCAAGGCCGCATGGGGCGTCGCGTTCGGCCTCACGATCACCCTGGTGTGGCTGTACGTCGAGATCCTGCGACTGCTCAGCTACTTCTACAGCAACGACTAG
- a CDS encoding Clp protease N-terminal domain-containing protein yields MFERFTKSARIAVVLAQEEARDAGADRITPTHLLLGVLDCADDDLKRELTDVGLTTDAVRASDAGRVITEGDAAALKGIGIDVGAIADAVSSKFGFDILRPIRKRFATGHIPFAPGSKKSLQLALRESTHRKDRSIGAAHVLLGVMRSDDEDALAAIASAIAPTELRQRLYDLLDRPAA; encoded by the coding sequence ATGTTCGAACGGTTCACCAAGAGCGCCCGCATCGCCGTGGTGCTCGCCCAGGAAGAGGCCCGCGACGCGGGCGCTGACCGGATCACACCCACTCATCTTCTCCTCGGCGTACTCGACTGCGCCGACGACGATCTCAAGCGCGAACTCACCGATGTCGGTCTCACCACCGACGCGGTCCGCGCCTCCGACGCCGGCCGCGTGATCACTGAGGGCGACGCCGCCGCACTCAAGGGGATCGGCATCGATGTCGGTGCGATCGCGGACGCGGTCTCGTCCAAGTTCGGCTTCGACATCTTGCGGCCGATCCGCAAACGCTTCGCCACCGGGCACATCCCGTTCGCGCCCGGCTCGAAGAAGTCACTCCAACTCGCACTCCGCGAATCGACGCACCGCAAGGACCGCAGCATCGGTGCCGCGCATGTGCTGCTCGGCGTGATGCGCAGCGACGACGAAGACGCTCTCGCCGCCATCGCCTCCGCGATCGCGCCCACCGAGCTCCGGCAGCGCCTCTACGACCTGCTCGATCGACCCGCCGCCTGA